From one Triticum urartu cultivar G1812 chromosome 3, Tu2.1, whole genome shotgun sequence genomic stretch:
- the LOC125547379 gene encoding uncharacterized protein LOC125547379, which yields MHGTSSPMGLPPELLREISCRLHDPADFVRFHAVCKPWRSSHEPTTTDYQFLPWLLAPSKPGDESLKLRSVFFGRSYRVPPPISATMMNGVTSADSTNIRYFTVSPLSPTLHKPVAGGAFANPPLSPHIDRLGKNPSGIIHNDGTLLLYSKYSKCSSSDLYTTEFSASLLHPGNDEWTFVQRTLETPCHGEFYAMYHAGKIIVTMYNNLWLVVMTPSTAATNKDDVLVPTPLWTPRKCDGYFCEYTYVLESRGELLWASVHIKMDYPYQDSDGKGVCRLVRALWMSMHVLEEVTEGSKKLQWARKDGKSLNDRLFFLGWPNSFTMDASRFGVSGGFAYFLYCDDLGHRQPHERCGVFKYNLIDNMTDFIEWLPQGWDYEMCTWLIPQPTIAPIHQVLVTTSRSNNMIHIKTLCP from the coding sequence ATGCACGGGACGTCGTCGCCAATGGGCCTCCCGCCAGAATTGCTCCGCGAGATCTCTTGCCGCCTGCACGACCCGGCCGACTTCGTCCGTTTCCACGCGGTCTGCAAGCCATGGCGCAGCTCACACGAGCCGACAACGACTGATTATCAGTTCCTGCCATGGCTCCTCGCGCCAAGCAAGCCTGGTGATGAGTCTCTCAAGCTTAGATCCGTCTTCTTCGGCCGAAGCTACCGCGTGCCGCCGCCAATATCTGCCACCATGATGAACGGGGTGACAAGCGCCGACAGCACCAACATCCGCTATTTCACGGTTTCTCCCCTGAGCCCGACTCTTCACAAACCTGTCGCCGGAGGGGCCTTCGCTAACCCGCCTCTCTCCCCACACATCGACCGGTTGGGGAAGAACCCTAGTGGCATCATCCACAATGACGGTACCCTACTTCTATACAGCAAATACAGCAAATGCAGCAGTAGCGACCTCTACACGACCGAGTTCAGCGCGTCGCTCCTGCATCCCGGCAACGATGAGTGGACGTTTGTCCAGAGGACTTTGGAAACGCCCTGCCATGGCGAGTTCTATGCCATGTATCATGCCGGCAAGATCATTGTGACAATGTACAACAACCTCTGGCTCGTGGTGATGACACCATCCACAGCAGCAACGAACAAGGATGATGTGCTGGTCCCCACGCCACTCTGGACACCGCGCAAGTGTGACGGCTATTTCTGCGAGTACACCTATGTGCTCGAGTCTCGCGGCGAGCTTCTCTGGGCATCGGTGCACATCAAGATGGACTATCCGTACCAGGACAGCGATGGAAAGGGTGTCTGCCGCCTGGTTCGCGCACTGTGGATGTCCATGCATGTGCTTGAGGAGGTTACCGAGGGGTCGAAGAAGCTACAGTGGGCGAGGAAGGATGGCAAGAGCTTGAACGATCGCTTGTTTTTCCTGGGGTGGCCCAACAGTTTCACCATGGACGCGTCGCGGTTTGGCGTGAGCGGCGGGTTCGCCTACTTCTTGTACTGCGATGACCTGGGCCACCGCCAGCCCCATGAGCGGTGTGGTGTGTTTAAGTACAACCTCATCGACAACATGACAGACTTCATCGAGTGGCTACCCCAAGGATGGGACTACGAAATGTGCACGTGGCTCATACCCCAGCCCACCATTGCTCCAATTCATCAGGTTCTAGTTACTACTTCAAGAAGTAATAACATGATTCACATTAAAACACTTTGCCCTTGA